DNA from Deltaproteobacteria bacterium:
GCGCTCGACATCGCGCGCAAGACCGGAGCCGAGGTCGTGCTGGTCCACGCCGGGACGATTCCCGACCCGATCCCCGACATCCCCGAGGCGATGGAGGGGGCGGCCGCGCACTTCGAGCGCGCCCTGCGCGAACAGCTCGCCGAGAACCGCGCCAAGCTCGAGGCGCTGCGCGAGCGGGTGAGCGGCGGCGGCGTGCCGGTGTCCCAGGTCGTCATCGACGCGTTCGCGGACACCGGCCTCGCCGAGGCCGCCAAAGAGATGCACGCGGACCTCACGGTCGTCGGTACCCACGGCCGCACCGGCGTGCAGCGGTTCCTGCTCGGCAGCGTCGCGGAGCGCGTCGTCCGCTACAGCGACGACAGCGTGCTCGTCGCGCGCCCGAACGTCCACAGCGCCGGCGGCTACCGGCGCATCCTCGTGCCGATCGACTTTTCCGAACTGTCCGACCGGGTGGTCGACGCGGCGCTCACGCTCGCCGCGCGCGACGGACACGTCGACGTACTCCACGCCTGGGAGCTTCCCGGCGCCAACTGGCTGACGAAGGACATCCAGACGGCCCGCGGTGGCGCGCTGCGCCAACAGATGGCCGCGCAAGCGCGCA
Protein-coding regions in this window:
- a CDS encoding universal stress protein; protein product: ALDIARKTGAEVVLVHAGTIPDPIPDIPEAMEGAAAHFERALREQLAENRAKLEALRERVSGGGVPVSQVVIDAFADTGLAEAAKEMHADLTVVGTHGRTGVQRFLLGSVAERVVRYSDDSVLVARPNVHSAGGYRRILVPIDFSELSDRVVDAALTLAARDGHVDVLHAWELPGANWLTKDIQTARGGALRQQMAAQARKTAEELLARHATSGVDITVVDREGPATQVIQDVARAGNYDLIAMGSHGRRGLRRFILGSVAEATVRYAPCSVLVVHPERGAASERDAQEA